TTTCactatgcatgtgcactttatctcaccaccaacttaaagtttcttctgtttggtcagctggttgattggtagagaatgccaaacggcatcaagtccgccttttgtacatttttgattttgtgcaataaagtttcaaataaataaatgcgtaTCAAGCATTTTTGAACCTGCCACCTTCATCAGTTCGACCAGCGACGCTCCCAACCTTTTTGCAACAACAACATACTGCTTTTAGATTAATAGACACAGTATAGTAGTCTCATAACATTAACTACGAGCTTCTCTTAATCGCAGATGGTAAAACAGTGACTTTACTGCCATAATATCTAGTAACATTGGCCATCTGCATAATACAGCCTCCAGTGTAATACCTGCAGGCCAattctgctattttatttttagccgAAACGGATCTGAAACGCTTTGATGACAACTTTTGGTATTCTACTAACCATTTTTCAAAACGAAGTCGTAACGCATTGGTTACACAGCCGAAAGGGTTCGGTTTTCGTATTCTGCTAAAGGACACGTAAAGTTCCGTTTGCCGTTCGGCTATTATTGCGTATTCTGATAACTTTTTGACAGTTGGTCCGGCCGAAACACAACGGATCTGCGTTAGTTGAATTGTCAAAAGTTGCGGTTTTGCATCGGCAGCAAAGGTTTAACTTTTGCGAAATTTTGCGATTATCTTGTGATAAAATTGTAAGGTAGGTAATTCCttgattatattaaattaccttTTCGGGTGTTTATTGttgacttaaaatttttgttcagTCAAAATTCATTGTTATTTCATTGGTTACTCATACCTTCTTACATATTATTCTTGCAGAAATAATGAGCTCATATTTAGCTTGGGATATAATGTTGAGAGCGCAGCTTCAGGATATTGCCAGGGCTAGAGACCGTCGTAGAAAAAGTCGCAATTCGGCATCAAGAGGGAAGGCCTTTGATATGACCGACAgggaatttttaaaaacctaCAGGTTATCAAAGACCCTTGCACGTCACCTCATCAACGAATTACGGCCCTTTTTACGCCGGCCTCGCCGCAGTGATGCCATAAGCCCAGAAAATAAGGTAGAAGATTTACCCTTCCATCTACAGTGTGCCCCTTCTATAccaacttaattaattaattcaattttaacttCTAGGTGCTAATAGCATTAGCATTTTTTGCTTCTGGCTCATACCAGACCATAACTGGCCAATGTAGGGTCCATGGAGTTTCGCAGCCAACCGTGTCCCGGGCTATTAAGGAGGTGGTAGGGGCTTTAAATATGcctgatattttaaataaatatattgtgttCCCTTTGACTCAAGCTGGCCGGGAACAACTAAAGACCCAGTaagtatattgtattattcttaaatatgtatgtagctatatcaaataaatgttaattttggtGATTTGTTGCaggttttattcaaaattcagtaTCCCAGGAGTTGTGGGATGCATAGATGGGACCCATGTTTCAATTATTAAACCCACTCAAAATGAGGAGAGGTATATGAATAGGAAGGGTTATCACTCCTTAAATGTACAAATTGTAAGCATGGTCTCCTTActcttaaatatttgtactcTTTTAAATGGAGTGTTTATTTTAgtcaacaaaaattaaaatgatatttttatttcagatttgtgatgtgaatctcaatataATGAGTGTGGATGCCAGCCACCCTGGCTCAACACACGATAGTGTTATCTGGGGTGAACAtcctttaaataattacttacagaGGCAATTGGCCTTGGgtgaaaatttgtatttgttaggtttgtatattttgttacaagtttataaatataatttcaaatttaaatacatattaattcattattttattcatcagGTGATTCGGGCTATGCTTTAAGACCAAGCATGATGACGCCAATTTTAAATGCTCTACCTGACACGCCTGAAGAGCACTACTACAACCTTCACGTCACAGCTAGAAATACTGTAGAGCGCTGTATTGGAGTTCTAAAAGCGCGTTTTAGGTGGGTATACTTATATTGCTTGTTAAAGtaattgatgaaataaaaatactattatttttgtaaacttgtgtaataactgttttataatcatttagctattttactttttggctctctttatctttttttatctgaAATCATCTCAAGTCTTATATTCTAaagaaatttcaatcaaaaacaataaaattatatctaatatGCATCTTTGAAATCACAGTTAAATTAcaaatcagtctttttacctgaagaaatataaatcaataacaataacaatcttttacaataaaacaattttaaaatattcattattaggtactttttgGTACATCTATATCCATTGAAATCACAGTTTTATTACCAAAATcagtcttatttaaaaatcaataatttcttattaatctatgttatattaacatatgaaaaatatttcaatttactaactataagtattactttttgatacttctattatttatattatgccATTTTGAAATCACAGTTAAATTACGGATCCTGTATCAATAAATTCTTATCAATTATGTTACAGATGCCTGTTATCTGCTCGACAACTTCATTACGATCCCATCTCAGCTGCGCGCATAGTGAATGCATGTTGTGTTTTACACAATATAGCAAACAAGGCACGCTTAAATATCCATCCACTAAACAATGATGAAATAGCAGCTGAACTTGCTGCTAATGTTGATTTGCGCAGGCTTGAAGCAAGGACTGACAGCAACAGGCATCAAATCAATCAGGAACTTTCAGAAGGCAGGGCAGTCCAACAATCGCTCGTGGACCGTCTGTGGGAAGAAAAACACAGACATTGATTAAAAACCTAATTGATACTGTACTCGCctcacaataattttattaaatcttattatcacCATAATATTTACCTTTCATTACGCCTTCTAGTCACTACTAATGGTTACTCTCATCACTCGAAGAAATTCGAGgactctgaaaaaaaaagttatgattaaaaaaaccGGCAACATGTTTGatgatatattataattaaaataaaatcaaagaatATGTAAAGGCGGTTATACAAAATAGGATTCTTACTTTTTGAGTATGATGTCCATGCTGTAGTGTAGAGGAGCCTGCAGGATCAAATGTAGACGACACTGCATCTGCTAGCTTATTTATAGCTAGTGCTATTTGCTGCAATGCCtctaccttttttatttctatctcCATTTGTTTAGTTTGGGCTGCAAGCTTTGCTTCCTCAAGCCTAACAAATGCAGCTCGTGACTCATCCAGGGACTCTTCTACTTGTTGCgctaaaacaaacattaaaataatatttgattgGCAGTTTTAAGACAAATTttgctaaatatatattataattgttactTACTCAACAAGGACCTATGTCTAGCATGAACTCTAGGCCTGTGTCTAGAACGGCGAGGCCTGGGCTCTGATTCTGTAGGCTCAAGTTGGGGTGCTGAGTCTTGTGGTGTATCATGGTCATCAGTGCCAATCATTTGTATCGAGACAGGAAGATCGGAGATAGAAATTTGCTCAGTCATATCCTGCTCATACCTGTAAAGCAACCCATCCTATATTTTTGTGACCTCTTTTGTGCCACAGCTTTGCTAACTAGTCAACAAAATGCATCACATGCAACTGAAATTGGCTTTGGTTCAATTGGTAATAATGAAGCACTAACATATATAATCTATAATAGTTTAATCACTCACTCAATTTCAATGTCGCTCATATAACTTGACAACTTTTGGGGTTGTTGAGGGTGGGATGCTTCATCAGCAGTGTTCTACAGTGAAAATCaaaacatgaaaaaattaaCTGTTAAACTAACATAACAAACCAACATTTAttgtatacataaaatgaaattacctgagacaaaaaaagattttgttgAACACCCTGCAATGGAGTGACAACATCTCGTCCCAATATTGTGGCCACTCTATCCTCAATAGGGCTCAAAGAAATATCTATTGCTGGTCCTCCTCCAGTCCCACCCACACTTTGGCGTATGGTACGTAATTTCGATTTCACTCTACCTTTGAAATCATTCCAGTACTGAaacaattatgtaaaaaatatttttttattggctagGTAAGAAatcattattacaattttttatgtattgtgTTACTAGCATTATCGTGAACCCACAGGAACAATTCTCTTGGCCGGAATGAAGGGTATCCTATATCCTTCTTCATACCCCAGACTATGtctatgcaaaatttcatccAAGAtaggttcagtggtttaagcGTGAAGGCTggacaaacaaaaacactttCGCATTTCTTATATTAGAGAGgatcaattttaaatgaaataaaaatataactacacACCCACCCTTAAATGGATAGTTTTTGGTGAAGTTATTTCTAAGTACTTAAGGTACTTACACGGCTCCATTCCTTGGGTTTTCTATATGTGCCCTCAGCATTACAAATCGTGGCACACTCATTCCACAGGCGAGAAGCAAGTGCCCGTGCCTCTTTACTATGTACACGACCAAGTGCCAAATCTTTATGGCGATCCATGAACTCCACCAACAGCTCCAACTGCCTCACAGAAGTTATTCTTCTGCTACGGCCAGCTTGTGCAGACGAGTTTTGAGACATTTTATCTACGAACGAAATTTAATATGAAGTGTACgagaaaattttacaaaataaaattcatagtTCTATTATTTGCCGGTTTATGTGGTGGTGGCCTATAGCACAAACCTCTTTGAGATCCGTCTCAGCAGTAGAACGTATTTATTTCGTGTTGTGTCTAACtataacttataataataaaaaacttgatttgttaaaaattttcgTTTGCCGCTTCGTGAATTCAAAACAAACCACTTGTTGTCAATGTCAACTTCGAACTAAGCGTTACCTTTTTAAACACTGAGCAAAATACTCATACAGCCAAAAATCTtggaaatttataacaaaagcaGCAATGTACGCGCAACTGTTTCTTTTTTGAGTTGCAACACCGTAAGCCTTCCTTAAGCGGCTTTATGACCAATCGTTTCTTTTTCATATGCGCTTCAGCTATCAACGTAAAGTTACTGGAATACCGTTTGACATTACAAACGCAACTGTAACCAAAACGAAACGCAGCCGACCTGTCTCGGTTAACAAATAGCAGAATTGGCCTACTGTGCTTAGACGTGATACGCAGAATTTGCTCAATATTGCCTCTATACCAATCGCATGCAGATATCCTGATACgggttaatatatataaaggaTGTATGACATGATGCTTATTTCCctcctaatattataaatgcaaaagttactTACTCCATCTATCTGTTTGTCTGTGACGCTTTCGCGCTTAAACCAATGTATcggttttgatgaaatttggtaaagAGTTAGAGTTGACCCTGATGAAGAATATAAGCTAAATAAACTTTCTAATGCGAAAAAGATGGTGTTAAACAGGGGATAAAAGATTGACAGTGAACTTAtacggcgaacgaagtcgcgggttaGATCTAGTgtggtattaaaaaataaatttcacgaagaacaaacaaacaatttacattacacacatttattttagaacATTACTTAAGGGCTATCTCTACACATCAGGGCCGTGCCTGGAACAATTTTTGTCcggagtaaaaaaaatataggtcaCTTAATGCGGATTAGATCATACTCATCAGTGCTGTTGTTATCATTATTCAATCCCAAGATGTATGtatcgatattttttaaattcc
Above is a window of Amyelois transitella isolate CPQ chromosome 8, ilAmyTran1.1, whole genome shotgun sequence DNA encoding:
- the LOC106141658 gene encoding putative nuclease HARBI1 → MSSYLAWDIMLRAQLQDIARARDRRRKSRNSASRGKAFDMTDREFLKTYRLSKTLARHLINELRPFLRRPRRSDAISPENKVLIALAFFASGSYQTITGQCRVHGVSQPTVSRAIKEVVGALNMPDILNKYIVFPLTQAGREQLKTQFYSKFSIPGVVGCIDGTHVSIIKPTQNEERYMNRKGYHSLNVQIICDVNLNIMSVDASHPGSTHDSVIWGEHPLNNYLQRQLALGENLYLLGDSGYALRPSMMTPILNALPDTPEEHYYNLHVTARNTVERCIGVLKARFRCLLSARQLHYDPISAARIVNACCVLHNIANKARLNIHPLNNDEIAAELAANVDLRRLEARTDSNRHQINQELSEGRAVQQSLVDRLWEEKHRH
- the LOC132901980 gene encoding uncharacterized protein LOC132901980 is translated as MSDIEIEYEQDMTEQISISDLPVSIQMIGTDDHDTPQDSAPQLEPTESEPRPRRSRHRPRVHARHRSLLTQQVEESLDESRAAFVRLEEAKLAAQTKQMEIEIKKVEALQQIALAINKLADAVSSTFDPAGSSTLQHGHHTQKSPRISSSDESNH